The nucleotide window AGTCGTTCAACGTGCTCAGCCACCGGTGTCCTCTGCAGCAGGTGGGTCAGGTGCTTCCACCTAGCACCCGGAAAACTGTCCACCTGCACATCAGGGTTATTCATGGCGGGCAGCCTGCCCACATTAGAATCCCCAACCACAACATATTTCTTGTGCAGGTTAAGAGACCAGTCCCGGGTTTTATTCAGGGTCACAATATGTTTGGCTGCAGCCATTACCTGGGCATCCGATGGAGCAGAGGTCTCACCGTTGGAGGAACACGCAGCTGGGACCGGGATCCGCATCCTGGAGCCAAAGGTGAGTCTCCGCTGGGTGCTGATCTGCAGCCTCCGGTGCAGGGCAGTCGACCTGGGTCCCAATAAAGACCCCCTCTTAAACTCTGCAGAGCTGGAGGCCTGCGATTGTGCAGGGGAGGCTGTGGCTGCCTCTGTAGCCCCCCGGCTGCTCAACTCCCCCTGGCGGACATCAGAGGTGCTGCAGAGGTCCCCGTCAGCTGTGGGGGACGCTGTCGTCccaagaggaagaggaggaagaggaggagccgTCTGCGGCGTCCCCGGAGCAGGGCAGGCCCTCCTGCATGAGCTGCAGGATCGCTGCTggcgctgaggaagaggagggggtgCTGTCCCTccgttagggttagggttagggttaggttaggttagggttagggttagggttagggttatagGATAAAAACCACgtcttgaccataaaaaatgaattttgacaaaaaatgaaagcagatagagggatggaagtaagctccgcctccccatttttggggtctccggacacgctggaagtgtccccatgtctctacgacttacggttctggagatatgca belongs to Fundulus heteroclitus isolate FHET01 unplaced genomic scaffold, MU-UCD_Fhet_4.1 scaffold_982, whole genome shotgun sequence and includes:
- the LOC118562596 gene encoding uncharacterized protein LOC118562596 isoform X2 is translated as MANLTLLWYFCRSYLINVLILSLLLFAWVGIKVKPLFKREHCASLKAKCFLIRDAVALDQWTLSPVTVKALFSSAGMWWLRCEMRLFSRLFVPLGPVVDAQGQDESFNVLSHRCPLQQPLPGHPMEQRSHRWRNTQLGPGSASWSQRAGGLRLCRGGCGCLCSPPAAQLPLADIRGAAEVPVSCGGRCRPKRKRRKRRSRLRRPRSRAGPPA
- the LOC118562596 gene encoding uncharacterized protein LOC118562596 isoform X3 → MWWLRCEMRLFSRLFVPLGPVVDAQGQDESFNVLSHRCPLQQVKRPVPGFIQGHNMFGCSHYLGIRWSRGLTVGGTRSWDRDPHPGAKELEACDCAGEAVAASVAPRLLNSPWRTSEVLQRSPSAVGDAVVPRGRGGRGGAVCGVPGAGQALLHELQDRCWR
- the LOC118562596 gene encoding uncharacterized protein LOC118562596 isoform X1, coding for MANLTLLWYFCRSYLINVLILSLLLFAWVGIKVKPLFKREHCASLKAKCFLIRDAVALDQWTLSPVTVKALFSSAGMWWLRCEMRLFSRLFVPLGPVVDAQGQDESFNVLSHRCPLQQVKRPVPGFIQGHNMFGCSHYLGIRWSRGLTVGGTRSWDRDPHPGAKELEACDCAGEAVAASVAPRLLNSPWRTSEVLQRSPSAVGDAVVPRGRGGRGGAVCGVPGAGQALLHELQDRCWR